A window of Candidatus Methylomirabilota bacterium genomic DNA:
TGCTATAGAAATGGAGATTGTGTAAGGTATTGAGCCGGTGCCCGAGAATATCCCCCGTGACAAAGAGATGGCGCAAATAGGCCCGCGAGTGATGTCGGCAGGTATAACAGGTACAGGAAGGATCGACCGGTGAAGGATCGCGCGCATAGGCAGCCCCCTTGATGTTCAGGTGGCCCGTGGCGGTAAACAGGCTACCCGTGCGACCGTGACGGGTAGGCATGACGCAATCGAACATGTCCACACCTGCCCCAATAGAGACCAAGAGGTCCGTGGGGGTGCCAACCCCCATGAGATACCGGGGCCGATCGGTGGGTAAATGGGGCAGGGCTGCCTCCAGAACCTCCTCCATCTCGGCCTTGGTCTCTCCCACACTGAGACCGCCCATGGCGTACCCGTCAAATCCAAGGCGGACCATCTCTCGGACCCCGCGTTCTCTGAGATCGGGAAAGATCCCGCCCTGGACAATCCCGAAGAGGATCTGATCCGTCTCCTTGTGGACATCTCTGGACCGTTCAGCCCAACGCAGGGTCCGGTCCAAGGCATCCTTGGCCTCTCCATGTGATATCGGATAGGGGGCGCATTCGTCCAGGGGCATGATGATGTCCGCGCCGAGCGCCTGCTGGATCGCGATCGTCTTTTCCGGAGAGAGAAAGTGGCGAGACCCGTCCAGGTGGGACTGAAACAGGACCCCGTCCTCCGTGATTTTCCGGAGAGGCGCCAGGCTGAAGACCTGAAACCCCCCACTATCGGTCAGGATCGGGCCATCCCAGCCAGTGAAGGCGTGAAGGCCCCCCAGGTCCCGAATGAGTTCGTGGCCCGGCCGAAGGTAGAGGTGGTACGTATTGCAGAGGATGAGCTCTATTCCCGCCTCGCGCACCTCGTGAGAGGAAAGGGCCTT
This region includes:
- the tgt gene encoding tRNA guanosine(34) transglycosylase Tgt, with the translated sequence MSFELLATDSVGARRGRLHTARGTVETPTFMPCASVGAVKALSSHEVREAGIELILCNTYHLYLRPGHELIRDLGGLHAFTGWDGPILTDSGGFQVFSLAPLRKITEDGVLFQSHLDGSRHFLSPEKTIAIQQALGADIIMPLDECAPYPISHGEAKDALDRTLRWAERSRDVHKETDQILFGIVQGGIFPDLRERGVREMVRLGFDGYAMGGLSVGETKAEMEEVLEAALPHLPTDRPRYLMGVGTPTDLLVSIGAGVDMFDCVMPTRHGRTGSLFTATGHLNIKGAAYARDPSPVDPSCTCYTCRHHSRAYLRHLFVTGDILGHRLNTLHNLHFYSMLMRQAREAIAEGRFAVLQAETLQRLSSEQISE